From the Carya illinoinensis cultivar Pawnee chromosome 4, C.illinoinensisPawnee_v1, whole genome shotgun sequence genome, one window contains:
- the LOC122308352 gene encoding NDR1/HIN1-like protein 6, whose product MESHDLRYPPPKYVMLSANQGNLRPPPYRRNVPRYESKASRGSCCFRCICCCYFCLIFFTILFFALTFFLYTMYKPKVPSYAVEDFNVHAFNFQSDMSLFTEFVVTIKADNPNENIGFVYGKNSLILVSYSDSDLCSGKLPAFYQPKKNVTEMSISLQGTSPFGSGLQEALMENRHTGRIPLLVRVKAPVSIVLGKFPLRTVDVYVNCSLVIDNLSPNKKVRILSAQYTYDVGFNFY is encoded by the coding sequence ATGGAGTCCCACGATCTTCGATATCCACCACCAAAATATGTCATGCTCTCGGCCAACCAAGGCAACCTACGGCCACCTCCTTATCGGCGTAATGTTCCCCGGTATGAGTCGAAAGCCTCAAGAGGAAGCTGTTGCTTTAGGTGCATATGTTGCTGCTATTTCTGCCTCATCTTTTTCACCATCCTCTTCTTTGCCCTTACTTTCTTTCTCTACACCATGTACAAGCCAAAAGTTCCATCCTATGCAGTTGAAGACTTCAATGTCCACGCTTTCAACTTCCAATCTGATATGAGCCTCTTCACAGAATTTGTGGTGACCATAAAGGCTGACAACCCTAATGAAAACATAGGCTTTGTGTATGGAAAAAATAGCCTCATTCTCGTATCCTACTCAGACTCAGATCTTTGTTCTGGGAAACTTCCAGCTTTCTATCAACCAAAAAAGAATGTAACAGAGATGAGCATTTCTTTGCAAGGGACCAGTCCATTTGGCTCAGGGCTGCAGGAAGCCCTTATGGAAAACCGGCATACGGGGAGGATACCTTTACTTGTTAGGGTAAAGGCACCTGTTAGTATTGTGCTCGGAAAGTTTCCATTGAGAACGGTTGATGTCTACGTAAATTGCTCTTTAGTCATTGATAACTTGTCCCCGAATAAGAAAGTCAGGATTTTATCAGCCCAGTACACATATGATGTGGGGttcaatttttattga